GGACGGCACCGGGCACTGCCACGCCCGGCGGTTACCGCTGTACCGTCTTCGACTCGATTCGATCACTCTCTCGCCACTGATAGTAGTGATAGGTCGTCCCGGCGATTTCTTTGACCGAGACACTCGCTCGGTCTGGAACGTCCGCGGGATACTCGTCTGGATCGGGTTCGCCTTCACTCTGCTCGTCACAGCCCTCTTTTGAACTCGCTTCGGCCGTGGCCACCTTCCACGCCGCGAGTTCCTCGAGGTAGTCGCTGGCCACGCGAAGCGTCTCGACGTCGCTGGACTCGAGCGCTGCCAGTCGTTCCCGGACGTCCTGCTCGAGGGCAGACGGCGGGCGGGGTCGATCGTTCGTCGTCATCTTGTCGTCGACGTTGTGTCCCAGGGCCCAAACCGTCGGCGATCCGTGGGTGTGCTCGTTCGACGGAGTGACTGAAGTCGACACCACGCCCGTACTCACAACTCGGTGACGATCACGAGTCGACGATTGTCCTGAAAATACCCTACTCAACCCGTTAATCGAATATATACACTGTCGACGTGTGATTTATATACCCGAATCGGGTCAGTGATGACAATAAGTTCACAAGAACACCGACCCGCTCCGCTCATCGATCCAATTCCAAGCGATCTCGATTCGACCCAGGCCAAACTGGTGTATCTCTATCTCGAGGCGACCGACGGCGCGACCATCGACGACCTCGGCGCGACGCTCTCGATGTCCAAGCTGTCCATTCTGAGCATCCTGAACACGCTCTCGAGTGCTGGCTACGTTAACCGAACCGACGGCGAGTACGTCGTCTCGTAATCCTCGTTCTGGGGCCCGAGTTCGACTCGCTCCTGTCCATCCGTTGGCGTCCAGCGAAGTTCCTCAGCGTGGCGTTTCAGGTTCGTCGACCAGTATAACCCTCTCGATTACTGTACTCCAGAGTACGGTACTACAGAGTATGATATTCTAAAGTATGATACTTCAAAGTATCATTCGTTGGGTTTGGTGGCGAGGTAGCCCTCGAGTATCAGCTATCGATCTGTTCCAACGAGTGAGATAGCCGACCGAATCGCGTGAGTGACCAGTGAGCGACGACCGAGCGAAACGCGAGCAAAATCGAAACCTGCGGTGAGCCGGGACGCCGTTAGAACGTCTCGAGGTAGCGATCGAGTTCCCACTCGGAGACGTCGATGAGGTACTCTTCGAACTCCTGTGATTTGGCCTCGACGAACTTCTCGCCGATGTGTTCGCCGAGTGCGTCGTAGATAACCTCGTCTTCCTTGAGGGCGTCGACTGCCTTTCCGAGATTCGAGGGGAGCGTCTCGATGCCGTACTCTTCGCGCTTTGCCTCGTCGAACTCGTAGATGTTCTCTCGAACCGGATCCGGCGCCTCGAGTCCCTGCTCGATGCCCTCGAGTCCAGCCTGAATCATGACCGCGAGCGCGAGGTAGGGGTTACACGAGGGGTCGGGCGAGCGGAGTTCGACACGGGAGGCCGCGGGTACACGGGCGGCCGGTTTGCGGATTAGCGCCGAGCGGTTGCGATCGGACCAGGCCACGTAGACGGGTGCCTCGTAGCCGGGGACGAGTCGCTTGTAGCTGTTGACCGTCGGGTTCGCGACTGCCGTAATCGCCGGCGCGTGCTCGAGGATGCCCGCGAGGAACGAGTGGGCGGTGTCGCTGAGGTTGAACTCGTCGTCCTCGTCGTGGAAGGCGTTCTCGCCGCCCTCGGTCATCAGCGAGAGGTGTGTGTGCATGCCCGAGCCGTTGATCTTCGGGATCGGCTTTGGCATGAACGTCGCGTGTAGGTCGTGTTGGGCGGCGATGGCCCGGACGACGGTGCGGAACGTGCCGACGTTGTCGGCCGTCGCGAGGGCGTCGTCGTACTCGAAGTTGATCTCGTACTGCCCGCGGGCGACCTCGTGGTGGCTCGCCTCGATTTCGAAGCCCATGTCCTCGAGGCCGTAGATGATGTCGCGGCGCACGTCGGCGGCGAGGTCTTTCGGTGCGAGGTCGAAGTAGCCGCCGTGGTCTGCGGTTTCGGTCGTCGCGTGGCCGTCTTCATCCTCCTCGAACATGAAGAACTCCGGTTCGGGGGCGGCGTTGACCGTGTAGCCCATCTCGTCGGCGCGCTCGAGTGCGTTCTTGAGCACGCGTCGTGGATCTCCCTCGAACGGTTCGCCAGTCGACGTGTTGTAGACGTCACAGATCATTCTGGCGGACGATCCCCCCTCGCTCTGCCTCCACGGGAGGACGGCGAACGTGTCCGGATCCGGAACCAGACGCATGTCCGACTCCTGAATGCGAACGAAGCCTTCGATCGACGAGCCGTCGAAATAGATTCCCTCTGCGAACGCCTTTTCGGCCTGTCGAGCCGGAACTGAGACGTTCTTTACCGTCCCCAGAATGTCGGTGAACTGCAATCGAAGGAAATCGATGTCCTTCTCCTCAATTTCGTCCAGTACGGTTTCTTCTGCCGTGGTCAGACTTCCACTTGTCATCTTCTACTCGATTAGGACATCGGAATCTACTATTAAAGCTCTACTGTTGTGGGCGAATATACCTAAATTAGAATAAAGGTGGACATATGTCGATCAACACTCTTTGATCGGATCAGGCGGGCTGACATCGCCCGTAAAATATCGAGAGAAAGTGGATGTTCGTCTGGGTGATGACGTATCGGTGTGACTGCCTCGGGAGCAAATCGTTCGTCTCGTCGACGAATTAGTACTGTTCCTCGAGTCAGTTTGCCGTCGCCGTCGCGTCACCGACGGCCACTCCGGTTGGATGCCGTTGCTCGATGACTCGTGAGTCCGATACCGACGGTCACTCGCCAGATGTGAAGCGTCGCCCTGAGCGCGTGGTGCCAGGTGAGCGGTGACTGCGTCGAGGATGGGTCGATCGACTGGTGCTCTCGACGCGACCGTTTCATGATCGTCGTCTCGCAGACGGGACAGACGAACTCGAAGTGGTGGGGTCGCGTCCACTGATCCCAGTCGCCGTCGACCGGACTCACGTGATCGCAGCCCCAACAGAACAGGGTTGATTTTCGCGTCGCTGGTCCGCGCTCGTCGGGCGTCGGTGCGGGCCGGGTCATCGCTCGACCGTACCGGTTTGGGGTACAAATTCACCGGCCACACTTCAGTACCTTCCACAGGGTATCCACCGAATTACGCGTGAAACGAGCCGAAACGAAGCGGCGAACGACTACTGAGCTACCCGCAGCCGTTGTCCGCGAGACGCGACCGAACCGATCATCGCTTCCGAGACTCGAGCGCGCTTTCGACGGATTCACGCGAACAACTCGCGTGAACGGTCAGCGACGAGACCGGATTTCGTCGACTCCCGGTCGCTACCGATTTCACGTTTCGCGTGCGAAGGCGTGTATGAACGAGACGCCACCCCCGATGCACCTCGAGGACGGTGACGCGCTCGATCGATTTCTCGAGAGACACGACGTCGCTCTAATCGAGTTGTACACCAGCGGGTGTGGGAAGTGCCAGGCGATGGAACCCGTATTGTGAAACGTCGCGCGTGAAACCGGCGTTCCGATCGGACTGGTCAATCCCGGGGATGACCTCGCCCTGCTCGAGCGATTCGACCTCGAGTCGGTTCCGACGCTGTGTTGTTTCGAAGACGGAACGGAAGTTGGACGGATCGCCGACGGCTTCCTCGCTACTGCGGAGGTCGTCTCCTTTCTCGAGAGCAACTTCCAGAAGCCGTCGACTCTTCGTGAACGAAGCTGGCGGCTCAAATCGTGGTGTTCGTCGTGCGGGGATGCTCGGGTCCAGTTCTGCCGGAGAGTCGTTACCCGGTTGGGTCTGCGTCGTCTGCGTCGTCTGCGTCGTCTTCGCTGCCTTCGCTGTCTTCGCCATCGTCAGCGTTCTCGTCCGCGTCTTCGCCCTCGTCCTCGAGTGCGAGCTCGCTCGGGTGGACCTCGCCTGCGAGGAACTGCTCGCCGAGGTCCGTAATCTCGTACATGCCGATCGCTTGTCGCTCTAGCAGGCCTCGTTTCGTGAGTTCCCGACATCGATACGCCGCGTCCGGGCCGCGACAGAGCCCTTCCTGTTCGATGTGTTTGGGTGCGTAGATGTAGCTCTCTTGCATTAACTCGAGGATGTCGTCGTCGACGGGGGTGAGCCATCCCTCGTCGTCGTCCCAGTCGTCGGTGTCGTCCGGTCGGTCGCCGTCGGGTGGATTCGTGTCGTCCATACTCTCCGAGTTACGTCGTGTCCTCACCGAACCCGAAGCAATCGTGCTACAAGATCCTGTTGGATCCGTTCACCGCGTTCTCGTACGGTCTGTCGTGATTCTGTCCCGGTGATCGCTCGACCAGGGTAGCGATCACTGGTAACACGGCACACCGATCCGTGTCACGGCCGCGATTCCGGCGGGGCGGCGTAGTCGAGGTGCACGTTCGGCGCAGTTGCGGGTGAGACGCCCGTAATCTGCTGATCCACGAACGTCACGTCGGTGAGTTCCCCCGTGAACTCGAAGCGAATCGTCCCCTGTTCGATCGTTCCTTCGACGGCCGAACCGGAGATGATCGTGACGTTGGTGTCGCCGTGTTCGTCCCGAAGGTGAATTTCGCCGTCGACGGTCAACTCGAAACTCGAGGGTGTGCCGTGACCGATGATCGTGAGCGTGTTCGTCGCTCGATCGGTCGCTTCTCGATTCGATCCCGTTGCGGCGATGGTTACCGTCGGTTTTCCCGGTAACGGGGCGACGACCTCGGCACCCACCGTCGCGGGTTCCTCGCTCGTGTTCGATTCTCCGTCCGCAGGGGGATCCTGATTGGGTTCCATATACTGGGACCACCCGAGTATATCTTCATAAGCCTTCTCACTGAACTAATGGTCGGGGCCGTTGAAATACACGATGTCGTGGTTGTCAGTTGTTCCCACGAACTGGTACCGTTCCGTCGTGACTCGAGGACTCCTTCGAGTCGCTCGCTCCGACCTCGAGTCAGCAATTTCATCGTAGCAGCCGTCGCTACCGTTTTATTCGACGAAAAAATGCTATATATGTATGAATTTTCTCACAAACGACATTCGGGATAAACGAACACGAAACACTTATGGATGAATCAGTAAAATAATCGGTATCACTAGCCGATGAGTCTCTCTCGCTTACTATCTGATCTCTTTACCGGATCGGAGACGAGTACCGACTCGCCCGCATCGACGCAGGATTCCGACGCGAGCGAGTCGACGCCAGAGAGCGAGACGACTATTATCTACGAGTGTCGAAACTGCGGGACGAACGTCTCAGCGGAAACGACGTGTTGTCCAGCGTGTGAGAGCGACGATATCGTCCGCTACACGATCGATTAATATTCGTCGGCATCGCATTCGGCCGGCACGTGATTCGAGAAGCGACAAAACCGCCATATACTCGAGTTGTACGGACTGCTGTGACGAGTTATCGGCACGACCACGACCCGTCCTGCGGTTGCGTCGGAACTGACTCACAGCAGTCCGTATCAGGGTGCTTCTCGATACTGTTCCGTGTTCGTTGGTGACTCGGTGTACTCGTACTCCGTCACCTCGAGGTCGGCGCTCTCTTCGGCGTCGAACCAGATCCCGAGTCCGAGTGCGATTATCCCGAGCACCAACGCGACGAAGGAGCCAATCGCTCCGGCGAAGCCGTCGTTGCCGCGCAGCGTCCGCACGACCGATCCGACCAATCCGGCGCTTCCACCGGCCACCCCGATCGATCCCGCGCCGTACATGACGACGGCTGGGTGAAACTCGGAGACGACGTACTTGGTTTTCAGTCGCCAGAGGAAGTTTCGAAGCAACAACATCGAGACGAACCGGATGAACGGAACGTAACGAATGCTGCTCTCTTCGTCCCCGTAGATCGCCGTCATCGGTACGTCAGCGACGCGGCGTTCGTGGACGTTCAAGTGCGCGAGGAGGTGATTGAGGAAGCCGTGCTCGTCCGTGATCCCATCGAGGTCCAGTGATTCGACCGTTTCGCTCGAGATTGCCGTGTAGCCGTTCTGGGGGTCGCCGATGGCCCAGTAGCCGGAGGCGAACTTCGAGAGCCCGGTGAGCAGGGCATTGCCGAAGAACCTGAACGCCGACATATCCTCGCGGTCGTCAGGATGGAGGAGTCGGTTGCCTTTCGCGTAGTCGGCGTCGCCGTCGACGACGGGGTCGATGATCCGATGGAGGATGTCGGGGTCCATCTGGCCGTCGCCGTTCATCACGGCGATGACGTCCATGCCGTCGTCGACGGCGTTTCTGTAGCCCGTCTTGACGGCTGCGCCGTAGCCGCGATTTTCCTCGTGTTGGATCGGAACGACTCGCTGTCCGTCACCGCCGTCGGTAACGGCCGGCTCGAGGTCCCTGGCGGCGGTGTCGTTGAGTCTCGAGGCGACCTGCTGGATAACGCTCCAGCTATCGTCCGGCGAATCGTCGTCGATCACGTAAATTCGGTCGACGAAATCGGGAACCGTCTCGATGACGGTCCCGACGAACGGCGCTTCGTTGTACGCCGTGACGACGACGCCGATTCGACTTCCCTTATACATCGTCCCCTCCGTGTCGGCCGTCGGTCGTCGGCTCGTCGGCCGAGGAAACGCTGGTCGTCGTTCGATCACCAGCCCGTTCGCTCACGCCACCGTCTGCCGTGAGCGATCGCTCGCCACCTAATTTCAGCTCGTCGCCCGCGAGGCCACCCGCCGGTGACTGTCCGTCGACTTTCCCCGCGAGCGTGTACACACGGTGGTCGGTCTCCGCCAGATCGAGGGCGTCTCGGCCGTCGACGATCACCATCGGCTCGAGGTCGTCCCACGAAATCGCGTCGAACTCGTCGTGTGGGGTGACGAGCACGGCGGCGTCGAACGATTCGTTCGAAAGCTCGTCGATTTCGAGCGCTCGAGCGCCGTACGCTTCTGGATCGACGAGCGGATCGATTCCGGCGACGTCGGCTCCGCGCTCCTCGAGCGCGTCGATCACGCCCAGTGCCGGCGAGGCTCGCGTTTCCTCGATGCCTGGCCGGTAGGTCACGCCCAGCACGAGGACGGATGCTCCGTCGAGATCGGCGTCCTCGGCTGTGAGCACTCGCTCGAGGCGGTCGACGACGACCGTCGGCATCTCGTCGTTGAGTTCCCGGGCGGTCTGGGTCACGGCCATCGGCTCGTCGTTCTGAGCCAGCAGGAAGTGGGGGTAGTAGGGGATGCAGTGGCCACCGACTCCAGGGCCGGGGTCGTGGAGCTGACACATCGGCAGGTCGTTCGCCGTTTGAATCGCTTCGCGAACCGAAATGCCGAGTTCGTCCGCGAGTCGGCCCAACTCGTTCGCCAGCCCGATGTTGACGTCGCGGTAGATCCCCTCGAACACTTTGACGGCTTCGGCCGTCGTCGCGTCGGAGACGGGGTGTACTTCGTTGCTCGAGAGTTCGTCGTAGAGGAGGGCGGCCGCGCGGGTGCTCTCGTCGTCGATGCCGCCGACGACCTTCGGGTACTCCCCGCGGATGTCCCGGAGCGCCGTCGTGGACGACGTTCGCTCGGGACAGAACGCGAGGCCGAACTCGTCGCCCGACAGGCCGCTCTTTTGCTCGAGGTGGGGCTGGATGACGTCACGACAACTCGTCGGCGGCAGCGTCGATTCGGCGACGACGAGATCCCCCGGCTCGAGGCCGGCGGCGATGTCGTCGACGACCGACTCGACCGTCGTCAAATCCGGCTGCTGATCGTCGTCTAGCAGCGTCGGGACGATGATGACGTGAATTCGGGCCATCGAGGCTGCCCGCTGGCCGTCCGTGGTCGCCTCGAGTCGGCCGGCGTCGACCTGGTCGGCGATCAGCGTCTCGAGACCCGGTTCGCCGACGATGTGGCTCTCGCCGTCCGCGATCCGCTCGACGACGGCTGGGTCGATGTCGACGCCGGTGACGTTTCCGAACCGTTCGGCGTAGACGCCAGCGAGGGGGAGCCCCATCTTCCCGAGGCCGTAGACGGCCACTGGAGTCTCGCCCGACGTGAGCAACTCGCGCTGTCGGTCGCTCGAACACGAGGCTCGATAGAGGCCGATCGCCGAGTCGTCGCCGTTCGTTCCGCTTTCGGCCGATCCGGTCGTTTCCTGCTCGGCCGTCTCTCGGCTCATTGCGCTTGCACCTCCCGTTTGGGAGTCTCGTCGTCGACGAGTGCAGAGATCGTCTGGACCGTCTCGAGGGCGGCGATCCCGTCTTCGGCCGTCACGACCGGTTCGGAATCGGTTCTGACGGCCTCGAGAAAGGCCTCGAGTTCGTGACGAAGCGGTTCGCCGTTGTCGACTCGTGGGCGTTCGATGACGCTCTCGTGGCGATAGCGTCGTTTCCCATCGTCGACGACGTACTCGGGGTAGGAGTTTCGGTGAATCAAGACGGATTGTTGGAGGTAATCGACCTCGAGAAGGCACTCTCGAGCGGTTACGGTGAGCCGACGGACTTTCTTTTGCGTGACGCGACTCGCCGTCAGCGAGGCCACCACGTCGTCGTACTGGAGTGTGGCGGTGGTGTACTGGCCGTCGTCGGTCCCCATCGCGGTCATGGCGTCAGGCTGGCCGTCGAGAATGGCTCTGACGATGTCGATATCGTGGACCATCAGGTCCGAGACGACGTTCCCGAGCGAGGTTCGCTCGAGTGGCGGGCCGAGGCGTTCGGCCTCGAGGCTGATGACCTCGAGGTCGTCGATCAACTCTGAGACCGTCTGGACGGCCGGATTGAACCGTTCGATGTGACCGACTTGCAAGACGAGTCCGGCGTCGGCTGCCTGTTCAGCCAGCGCTCGGCCTTCCTCGACGGTCTCGGCGATCGGCTTTTCGACTAACACGTGGACGCCCGCGTCGAGACACTTCGAGACGACGTCGTAGTGGACGCTCGTCGGCACGGCGACCGTGACGACGTCACAGCGCTCGAGGACGGTATCGAACGCGACGGCGTCGGTGTCGTACTCGCGGGCGACTCGCTGGGCGACCTCGTCGTCGTTGTCGCTGACGCACGCGAGGTCGACCGATCGCAGTTCACTGTAGACGCGCGCGTGGTTTTCGCCCATCGAGCCGACGCCGATGACGCCGGCGCTGATCGGTCGTGCGGAGGGTGTTCGGTTCATGAGTGGAAGTGGTCGTAAATCGCGTCGACGACGGTTCGTCGATCGGCCGCCGTAAGATCGGGATGGACGGGCAACGAGAGGACGCTCTCGCTCGCCCGTTCGGTCTGCGGAAGCGTCGCTGCGGCCGTACTCACCGTCTCGTAGGCGGGCTGTCGATGAATCGGCGTTCCGTAGTAGACGCCGGTGTCGACATCGTGGTCCGCCAGCGTCGACGCGAGGGCGTCTCGCTCGTCCGTCGAAATCGTGTACTGGTGGTAGACGTGACGGTAGCCCGCCGGTTCCGTCGGCGTCTCGAGTGCCAGCGATGCCAACTCGTCGTTGTAGTAAGCCGCGTGTTCCCTGCGGGCGCGGTTGAACTCGGGGAGTCGCTCGAGTTGGGCGCGGCCGATCGCGCCGGCCATGCTCGTCAGTCGGTAGTTGTGGCCGAGACGGACGTGGTCGTAGTTGCCGTCGGAGCCGACGTCTCGCCCGTGATTGACGAAACTCGCGGCGCGGTCGGCGACGTCGGCTCGATCGGTGGTGATCACGCCGCCTTCGCCGGTCGTCATGTTCTTCGTCGGATAGAACGAGAAACACGCCGCGTCGCCGAACCCGCCGACGCGCTCGCCGTCGATCGCCGCCCCGTGGGCCTGACAGGCGTCTTCGACGACGAACAGGTCGTGTTCGTCCGCGATCGCACAGAGGTCGTCCATCGGTGCGGCGAGCCCGTAGAGGTGGACCGGCATGATCCCGACGACATCGTCTCGGTCCTCGAGCACTCGCTCGACGGCAGCGGGATCGAGGGTGTACGTTTCGGGGTCGATATCGGCGAAGATCGGCGTTCCGCCGGCGAGTCTGATCGCGTTCGCGCTCGCGACGAACGAGAACGACGACGTGATGACGCCGTCACCCGCTTCGAGGCCGAGCGCCTCGAGCGCCGTGTGGAGGGCCGTTGTCCCGTTCGAGGTGGCGACGGCACGATCCGTGCCACAGTAGTCGGCGAACTCGTCTTCGAAGGCTCTGACTTCCGGGCCGTCGGCGAGCATCCCGCTCTCGAGGACGGATTCGACTCGCTCGAGGGCGTCCGATCCCAGGTCGGGGGCCGCGATCGAAACGGATTTCGTCGACTCGTCGGCCGGCGGATTCGCGTCACTCGAGCGGCCAGCGGCATCGTCAGCATCACCAGAAGCGTCGGATTCTGCGACGCCGCCGTCCGCTCGAGCGTTCGATCGGGCCTCACTCGTCTGCTCCGTTCGCTCGGGGTAGTCACCCCCTGAGCCGGGGTTCGTCCCGGTCATACGAGTTGGTTCGCCCCCTCGAGTGGCTTCGGTAGTGGACGTTCTTTCGCGGGCGTCCCGACGGCGAGCGTGTTCGGCGGAACGTCTTCCGTAACGACGGAGCCGGCGGCGACGAACGCGTTTTCACCGATCGTCACGCCGGGCAACAGCGTCGCGTTCGCGCCGATCGACGCGCCGTCTTCGATCGTCGGTCCCTCGAGGCCGTTGTCCGTTCTGATCGGGTACTCGTCGTTCGTCAAGGCGGCGCTCGGGCCGATGAAGACGTTGTCGCCGATCGTCGTCTCGGTCGGAATGTAGACGTTCGTTTGCAAACTGACATGGGAGCCGATCGTCGTTTGGCCGTCGATAACCGTCTTGGTCCCCACGAGCACGTCGTCACCGATCGTCGTCGCTTCTCTGACCAAAATGTCGTGTCCCGTCGTAAATTCGTCGCCGATAGTGACGTCTCCGTAGAGAATCGACCCGGCTCTGATGGTCGCGTCGTCGCCGACTCTCGTCGGCTCCTCGAACTCACCGTGACCGAGCGTCGTCTCGTCGTCGACCGTACAGTTCTCGCCACAGACGAACCGACTCATTGGCGTTCACCTCCGCCACTGTTCGTCGAGCCCGTCGCATCCTGTCGACTTGCTACGCATCGTAGATATCTCATTGATTCACCGATACCCGCGTGGGCAATCGTCCAAATACAGCCGGGAATACGGCTTTGTTATCCCCGGCCTGCGACGGCTGTAACCACCAACTATACCGAT
The Natronorubrum sediminis genome window above contains:
- a CDS encoding helix-turn-helix domain-containing protein; the encoded protein is MTISSQEHRPAPLIDPIPSDLDSTQAKLVYLYLEATDGATIDDLGATLSMSKLSILSILNTLSSAGYVNRTDGEYVVS
- the glnA gene encoding type I glutamate--ammonia ligase, with product MTSGSLTTAEETVLDEIEEKDIDFLRLQFTDILGTVKNVSVPARQAEKAFAEGIYFDGSSIEGFVRIQESDMRLVPDPDTFAVLPWRQSEGGSSARMICDVYNTSTGEPFEGDPRRVLKNALERADEMGYTVNAAPEPEFFMFEEDEDGHATTETADHGGYFDLAPKDLAADVRRDIIYGLEDMGFEIEASHHEVARGQYEINFEYDDALATADNVGTFRTVVRAIAAQHDLHATFMPKPIPKINGSGMHTHLSLMTEGGENAFHDEDDEFNLSDTAHSFLAGILEHAPAITAVANPTVNSYKRLVPGYEAPVYVAWSDRNRSALIRKPAARVPAASRVELRSPDPSCNPYLALAVMIQAGLEGIEQGLEAPDPVRENIYEFDEAKREEYGIETLPSNLGKAVDALKEDEVIYDALGEHIGEKFVEAKSQEFEEYLIDVSEWELDRYLETF
- a CDS encoding glycosyltransferase family 2 protein — translated: MYKGSRIGVVVTAYNEAPFVGTVIETVPDFVDRIYVIDDDSPDDSWSVIQQVASRLNDTAARDLEPAVTDGGDGQRVVPIQHEENRGYGAAVKTGYRNAVDDGMDVIAVMNGDGQMDPDILHRIIDPVVDGDADYAKGNRLLHPDDREDMSAFRFFGNALLTGLSKFASGYWAIGDPQNGYTAISSETVESLDLDGITDEHGFLNHLLAHLNVHERRVADVPMTAIYGDEESSIRYVPFIRFVSMLLLRNFLWRLKTKYVVSEFHPAVVMYGAGSIGVAGGSAGLVGSVVRTLRGNDGFAGAIGSFVALVLGIIALGLGIWFDAEESADLEVTEYEYTESPTNTEQYREAP
- a CDS encoding nucleotide sugar dehydrogenase, with translation MSRETAEQETTGSAESGTNGDDSAIGLYRASCSSDRQRELLTSGETPVAVYGLGKMGLPLAGVYAERFGNVTGVDIDPAVVERIADGESHIVGEPGLETLIADQVDAGRLEATTDGQRAASMARIHVIIVPTLLDDDQQPDLTTVESVVDDIAAGLEPGDLVVAESTLPPTSCRDVIQPHLEQKSGLSGDEFGLAFCPERTSSTTALRDIRGEYPKVVGGIDDESTRAAALLYDELSSNEVHPVSDATTAEAVKVFEGIYRDVNIGLANELGRLADELGISVREAIQTANDLPMCQLHDPGPGVGGHCIPYYPHFLLAQNDEPMAVTQTARELNDEMPTVVVDRLERVLTAEDADLDGASVLVLGVTYRPGIEETRASPALGVIDALEERGADVAGIDPLVDPEAYGARALEIDELSNESFDAAVLVTPHDEFDAISWDDLEPMVIVDGRDALDLAETDHRVYTLAGKVDGQSPAGGLAGDELKLGGERSLTADGGVSERAGDRTTTSVSSADEPTTDGRHGGDDV
- a CDS encoding Gfo/Idh/MocA family protein, which gives rise to MNRTPSARPISAGVIGVGSMGENHARVYSELRSVDLACVSDNDDEVAQRVAREYDTDAVAFDTVLERCDVVTVAVPTSVHYDVVSKCLDAGVHVLVEKPIAETVEEGRALAEQAADAGLVLQVGHIERFNPAVQTVSELIDDLEVISLEAERLGPPLERTSLGNVVSDLMVHDIDIVRAILDGQPDAMTAMGTDDGQYTTATLQYDDVVASLTASRVTQKKVRRLTVTARECLLEVDYLQQSVLIHRNSYPEYVVDDGKRRYRHESVIERPRVDNGEPLRHELEAFLEAVRTDSEPVVTAEDGIAALETVQTISALVDDETPKREVQAQ
- a CDS encoding DegT/DnrJ/EryC1/StrS family aminotransferase yields the protein MTGTNPGSGGDYPERTEQTSEARSNARADGGVAESDASGDADDAAGRSSDANPPADESTKSVSIAAPDLGSDALERVESVLESGMLADGPEVRAFEDEFADYCGTDRAVATSNGTTALHTALEALGLEAGDGVITSSFSFVASANAIRLAGGTPIFADIDPETYTLDPAAVERVLEDRDDVVGIMPVHLYGLAAPMDDLCAIADEHDLFVVEDACQAHGAAIDGERVGGFGDAACFSFYPTKNMTTGEGGVITTDRADVADRAASFVNHGRDVGSDGNYDHVRLGHNYRLTSMAGAIGRAQLERLPEFNRARREHAAYYNDELASLALETPTEPAGYRHVYHQYTISTDERDALASTLADHDVDTGVYYGTPIHRQPAYETVSTAAATLPQTERASESVLSLPVHPDLTAADRRTVVDAIYDHFHS
- a CDS encoding acyltransferase, with product MSRFVCGENCTVDDETTLGHGEFEEPTRVGDDATIRAGSILYGDVTIGDEFTTGHDILVREATTIGDDVLVGTKTVIDGQTTIGSHVSLQTNVYIPTETTIGDNVFIGPSAALTNDEYPIRTDNGLEGPTIEDGASIGANATLLPGVTIGENAFVAAGSVVTEDVPPNTLAVGTPAKERPLPKPLEGANQLV